A stretch of Methanobrevibacter sp. YE315 DNA encodes these proteins:
- a CDS encoding flippase — protein sequence MSQVQTIFKNMSWLLISQIIASICGFIWTILMARYLGVSNYGIFGFATSFTGILAITVDLGINTQVVRHISTDYDSAPKYLGNAIPLKSIFSIGCMILTLVILILMKSDELVITVTLLFTIEMIIKSYIGLLNGSFQAFEEGKYQGIGNTIVTLLTLIFILISIFGDLGLIGIAISYIIANFVALLYEYYVLNKHIVKPKFELDRTFCKSITLISIPFAITGLLYTIYYSIDVVMLTNMVGSYATGIYNATYKLIAVLNLFYSVYIAVIFPVMSKFFKNDESMLLISFEKSIKYLMLIIIPLAVGTVFYSTDIINLIYGNKYDAASSVLSILIWTVCLLFISGAANTLLNASHKEVTVTKIYAIAAVFNIVLNFFMIPYLSYNGAAITTVLSDVLIVIMQAYAIYKLGHRPNKKLYSDLIKIIIGSGILGIALYMLNLNMWVAIPVGIIIYFAVVYLLRLFDDSDKYIINEILGKN from the coding sequence ATGAGTCAAGTACAAACAATATTCAAAAATATGAGTTGGTTGCTAATTTCACAAATTATTGCAAGTATTTGTGGTTTTATTTGGACAATTTTGATGGCAAGATACTTGGGAGTTAGTAATTATGGTATTTTTGGATTTGCTACTTCATTTACTGGGATTTTAGCAATCACAGTAGATTTAGGAATCAACACTCAGGTTGTCCGACATATCTCGACAGATTATGACTCTGCTCCAAAATATCTTGGAAATGCAATTCCTTTGAAAAGTATTTTTTCAATTGGATGTATGATATTGACATTAGTAATATTAATTTTAATGAAATCTGATGAACTTGTTATAACTGTTACCTTGCTTTTTACAATTGAAATGATTATTAAATCATACATTGGTCTACTAAATGGATCTTTTCAAGCATTTGAAGAAGGAAAATATCAAGGAATTGGAAATACCATAGTAACTCTATTAACATTAATATTTATTTTAATCTCAATATTTGGTGATTTAGGGCTTATTGGAATTGCTATTTCATATATTATTGCAAATTTTGTTGCATTATTATATGAATATTATGTTCTAAATAAACACATTGTAAAACCAAAATTTGAATTAGATAGAACATTTTGTAAAAGTATTACATTAATTTCAATACCATTTGCAATCACAGGTTTATTATACACAATATATTACTCTATAGATGTAGTAATGCTAACAAACATGGTGGGAAGTTATGCTACAGGAATTTACAATGCAACATATAAATTAATCGCAGTTTTGAACTTATTTTACTCAGTTTATATAGCAGTAATTTTCCCAGTTATGAGTAAGTTCTTTAAAAACGATGAATCAATGCTTTTAATAAGCTTTGAAAAATCAATAAAATATTTAATGCTTATAATTATTCCACTCGCTGTTGGAACTGTATTTTACTCAACCGATATTATAAATTTGATTTATGGAAATAAATATGATGCTGCTTCATCCGTTTTATCCATTTTAATTTGGACAGTATGTTTATTATTTATCAGTGGCGCAGCAAACACACTTTTAAATGCATCCCATAAAGAGGTAACAGTAACTAAAATTTATGCAATTGCTGCAGTATTCAATATAGTCTTAAACTTCTTTATGATTCCATATTTATCATATAATGGGGCAGCCATTACTACTGTCTTAAGTGATGTCTTAATCGTTATTATGCAAGCATATGCAATTTATAAACTTGGACACAGACCTAACAAGAAATTATATTCTGATTTAATTAAAATCATTATTGGATCAGGCATTTTAGGAATTGCACTTTACATGTTAAACTTAAATATGTGGGTTGCAATCCCTGTTGGTATAATAATTTATTTTGCAGTTGTTTATCTATTAAGACTCTTTGATGATAGTGATAAATATATAATAAACGAAATTTTAGGAAAAAATTAA
- the wecB gene encoding non-hydrolyzing UDP-N-acetylglucosamine 2-epimerase: MKIATILGTRPEIIKMAPIIDEINKNGIEQIIIHTGQHYDKEMSDNFFRDLEIQTPDYNIHVGSGTHGRQTGRMMEGIEEILLKEKPDIVLVQGDTNAVLAGALVCGKLHIAVGHVEAGLRSFDMTMPEEINRKVADICSTMYFIPTENSAINLLSEGFSRKNLIITGNTVVDACFRHLEIAKKRGFEEESLKNLDMENMENILTLTMHRAENVDFKERVAEIIAALKELTDMNVIFPIHPRTKNMLEKFGLFDDLKNLEHIHIVKPIGYLDFLLLISKSTLILTDSGGLQEEAITLNVPALTLRYNTERPETVTAGGNILVGSDKKVILENANKILNDKDFAEKMKNAVNPYGQGDAAKKTVLAIKNYYDEGVLNITAPEEIMTSFTRKMTQINEDITVNEFELNENALIHMVFDGDKMRFPLDELNLNGMIIIYDKYDDN, translated from the coding sequence ATGAAAATTGCAACAATATTAGGGACACGACCAGAAATAATTAAAATGGCTCCAATCATCGATGAGATTAATAAGAACGGCATTGAACAAATAATTATACATACTGGCCAACATTATGATAAAGAAATGTCAGATAATTTTTTTAGAGATTTGGAAATTCAAACTCCTGATTATAATATCCATGTTGGATCTGGCACTCATGGTAGACAAACTGGGCGTATGATGGAAGGTATTGAAGAAATATTGTTGAAAGAAAAACCAGATATTGTCCTTGTTCAAGGCGATACAAATGCAGTTCTTGCAGGCGCTCTTGTTTGCGGTAAATTACATATTGCAGTAGGTCATGTTGAAGCGGGATTAAGATCATTTGATATGACAATGCCTGAAGAAATTAATAGAAAAGTTGCTGACATCTGCTCAACAATGTATTTTATTCCAACAGAAAATTCTGCAATTAACTTATTATCTGAAGGTTTTTCCAGGAAAAACTTAATCATAACTGGGAATACAGTTGTAGATGCATGTTTTAGACATCTAGAAATTGCTAAAAAGAGAGGATTTGAAGAGGAATCTCTTAAAAACTTAGATATGGAAAATATGGAAAATATTTTAACACTAACAATGCACCGAGCAGAAAATGTAGACTTTAAAGAAAGAGTGGCTGAAATCATTGCAGCTTTAAAAGAATTAACTGATATGAATGTTATTTTTCCAATTCATCCAAGAACAAAAAATATGCTAGAAAAATTTGGGTTATTTGATGATTTGAAAAATTTAGAACATATCCATATTGTAAAACCCATTGGATATCTTGATTTCTTACTTTTAATTTCTAAATCAACATTAATATTAACTGACTCTGGAGGTCTACAAGAAGAAGCAATAACATTAAATGTACCTGCATTAACATTGCGATATAACACTGAAAGACCCGAAACAGTGACTGCTGGAGGAAATATCCTAGTTGGGTCAGATAAAAAAGTAATCTTAGAGAATGCAAATAAAATTTTAAATGACAAAGATTTTGCGGAAAAAATGAAAAATGCCGTGAACCCATATGGTCAAGGAGATGCTGCTAAAAAAACTGTTTTAGCTATTAAAAACTACTATGATGAAGGTGTTTTAAATATTACTGCACCAGAAGAAATAATGACTTCATTTACAAGAAAAATGACTCAAATAAATGAAGATATTACTGTAAATGAATTTGAATTAAATGAAAATGCATTAATCCATATGGTATTTGATGGAGATAAAATGAGATTTCCGCTAGATGAATTAAACTTAAATGGAATGATAATAATTTATGATAAATATGATGATAACTAA
- a CDS encoding type II toxin-antitoxin system VapC family toxin, with amino-acid sequence MIFLDTTFVVGLFVSNDDWHESAVKVYDEIKNEKLVISNLVIAETVTILKNKLKTKDILEIYRNLPNFFYVVDDSSLYDEAMNEFVRYDSTISFFDAMYVAIMKKEDILKIASFDSDFDKVDNLIRLS; translated from the coding sequence ATGATTTTTTTAGACACTACTTTTGTTGTGGGGTTATTTGTATCAAATGATGATTGGCATGAATCTGCAGTTAAGGTCTATGATGAGATAAAGAATGAAAAACTGGTAATATCTAATTTAGTCATTGCCGAAACAGTCACAATATTAAAAAATAAACTCAAAACAAAAGATATTTTAGAAATCTACAGAAATCTTCCAAATTTTTTTTATGTAGTTGATGATAGTTCGTTATATGATGAAGCAATGAATGAATTTGTAAGATATGATTCTACGATTTCATTTTTTGATGCAATGTATGTAGCAATAATGAAAAAAGAAGATATTCTTAAGATTGCTAGTTTTGATAGTGATTTTGATAAAGTGGATAATCTGATTAGATTATCATAA
- a CDS encoding flavodoxin family protein: MSKKVIVLSSSPRIGGNSDTLCDEFVRGALDADNAVVKYNLEEIRFHACKACMKCKTPEMKCFQEDGLAEVLDKMMEADVIVYATPIYYYSMCGTLKRFFDRCYPIFNHLENKDYYIITAAGSSNGNALTGIRDFISFSKNPTEKAVFTVIGDAKSQPELLKEVYEAGFDC; this comes from the coding sequence ATGTCTAAAAAAGTTATTGTGTTAAGTTCATCACCAAGAATTGGGGGAAACTCAGATACATTATGCGATGAGTTTGTAAGAGGAGCGCTTGATGCGGATAATGCGGTTGTAAAATACAACCTTGAAGAAATCAGATTCCACGCATGCAAGGCATGCATGAAATGCAAAACCCCTGAAATGAAGTGTTTCCAGGAAGACGGCCTTGCAGAAGTCCTCGACAAGATGATGGAAGCGGACGTAATCGTATATGCAACTCCAATATACTATTATTCAATGTGCGGAACCCTTAAAAGGTTCTTCGACAGATGCTATCCGATATTCAACCATCTTGAAAACAAGGATTATTATATCATAACCGCTGCAGGTTCTTCAAACGGAAATGCGTTGACCGGAATCAGGGATTTCATCAGCTTTTCCAAAAATCCAACAGAAAAGGCAGTCTTTACAGTAATCGGTGATGCAAAATCCCAACCTGAACTGCTAAAAGAAGTTTATGAAGCAGGATTTGACTGCTGA
- a CDS encoding flavodoxin, which translates to MSNVLVAYFSASGVTKGVAEKIADENGYDIFEIVPEEIYTPQDLDWTDKNSRSTIEMNDKEFRPPIIESCDVSGYDTVVIGFPVWWYTAPSIINTFIESVDLSGKTIKAFCTSGGSGIDKCVSDLQATYPELNFEKGMRFRGDTSKAKEWIENQ; encoded by the coding sequence ATGAGTAATGTTTTAGTCGCATATTTTTCAGCCAGCGGGGTTACAAAAGGAGTAGCGGAAAAGATAGCTGATGAAAACGGATATGACATATTTGAAATTGTTCCGGAAGAAATCTACACACCTCAGGACCTGGATTGGACAGACAAAAATTCCAGGTCAACCATTGAAATGAACGACAAGGAATTCAGGCCACCAATCATCGAATCATGTGACGTAAGCGGATATGACACAGTAGTCATCGGTTTTCCGGTATGGTGGTATACTGCACCTTCAATCATAAATACCTTCATTGAAAGTGTAGATTTAAGTGGAAAAACAATCAAGGCCTTCTGCACTTCAGGAGGATCCGGAATCGACAAATGCGTAAGTGATCTGCAAGCCACATATCCTGAACTAAATTTTGAAAAAGGAATGAGGTTCAGGGGTGACACTTCAAAAGCAAAAGAATGGATTGAAAACCAATAA
- a CDS encoding uroporphyrinogen-III synthase, translating to MSKPVVAITRPKDRARKACEIVEKLGGIPVLAPTLDLEPVNSESLKELVKRKDELDWIIFTSPTTIVSLNKFYPDFLKSLDCKLAVIGNKTGKLAEKNGLTVDLMPEDFTAEGLIEEFKKRKITNQVIGIPRTASARPVLPEELEKLGNEVILAEAYKSLFPMDDDAVKDLISKIENKKIDAITFTSPLTVENFFEIVDDKEKIAKLLSENLLTVCIGPITARALEKYDIDHIYPDTYTVPDMMELLFETLKSK from the coding sequence ATGTCAAAACCTGTCGTTGCAATAACAAGGCCGAAGGATAGGGCTCGAAAGGCTTGTGAAATTGTAGAAAAATTGGGAGGAATACCTGTTTTGGCACCAACACTTGATTTGGAGCCTGTAAACAGCGAATCCTTAAAAGAGTTAGTCAAAAGAAAAGATGAACTTGACTGGATTATATTCACATCCCCAACAACCATAGTTTCACTGAACAAGTTCTATCCTGATTTTCTAAAAAGCCTGGATTGCAAATTGGCTGTTATCGGAAACAAAACAGGAAAGCTTGCTGAAAAAAACGGCCTGACCGTTGATTTGATGCCTGAGGATTTCACAGCCGAGGGCCTTATTGAAGAGTTCAAAAAAAGGAAAATCACTAATCAGGTAATCGGAATTCCAAGAACCGCTTCCGCAAGACCTGTCCTTCCGGAAGAACTTGAAAAGCTTGGAAATGAGGTCATCCTGGCTGAAGCATACAAATCCCTGTTCCCGATGGATGATGATGCAGTAAAGGATTTGATTTCCAAAATCGAAAATAAAAAAATCGATGCAATCACATTCACAAGCCCTTTAACTGTTGAAAACTTTTTCGAAATCGTTGACGACAAAGAAAAGATAGCCAAACTGCTTTCAGAAAACCTATTGACAGTCTGCATAGGTCCGATTACTGCAAGAGCTTTGGAAAAATATGACATTGACCACATTTACCCAGATACTTATACTGTTCCGGACATGATGGAACTATTATTTGAAACTTTAAAATCAAAGTAG
- a CDS encoding signal recognition particle subunit SRP19/SEC65 family protein translates to MITIWPQYLNEKLSLSEGRKISKADAVKDPTLNEIEKALKRLGLSYNIDKERAYPGKWYEKSGRVLVEWEGTKLELIREVSSKIKEIRN, encoded by the coding sequence ATGATTACCATATGGCCACAATATTTAAACGAGAAGTTATCCTTAAGTGAAGGTCGTAAAATCTCAAAGGCAGATGCCGTGAAAGACCCCACCTTAAATGAAATTGAAAAAGCATTGAAAAGGCTTGGCCTTTCCTATAATATCGACAAAGAACGTGCATACCCTGGAAAATGGTATGAAAAATCAGGAAGAGTGCTTGTCGAATGGGAAGGAACAAAACTGGAATTAATAAGAGAAGTTAGTTCAAAAATTAAGGAAATAAGAAACTGA
- the recJ gene encoding single-stranded-DNA-specific exonuclease RecJ: MQIPQLMHEQYLQAKEIIENSDDIKIYSHIDCDGICSGAILSTILDRQNKEHDIEFVNLDVLDDIELDHDLTIFSDLGSGQNITGKAKKGQKIIVLDHHPPLRDLDYKNDKDYTYLEINPMHHGIDGSYYVCGGGLCYFLAKEFGYTDLSWIGVLSAIGDMQNTKTGHFEGLNKIIQQDAIDGGYLGVIKSDINIYGRNTRPLFVALSYFSDVRLPITNNTTETMAILEELEIDEKHNRKTLNELTMEEKARLYQRLVEMISKVVPGRYVRYVPQLIIGDSYTFLKEDEHSFLRDGSEFSTAMNACGRNHEEKIAMEVLKGDRFESLDELEAVSLDHRRNLAQAIAKVAEGDETNIVEMDNLQYFDGDGIKPEIVGTITGMILGYCDWKKPIIGFTQTDSDGIKVSLRCSRLLSYDGIHFGNIIRKIAGEVGGTGGGHAMACGAYIPIDKKSDFLERFNNELEGKITN, encoded by the coding sequence ATGCAAATACCACAATTGATGCACGAACAATACCTCCAGGCAAAAGAGATTATCGAAAACAGTGACGACATCAAGATTTACTCACATATCGACTGTGACGGTATCTGTTCAGGTGCAATACTATCAACCATACTAGACAGACAGAACAAAGAGCATGACATAGAATTCGTGAACCTGGATGTTCTGGACGATATCGAGCTTGACCATGACCTGACAATATTTTCCGATTTGGGTTCAGGTCAAAACATTACCGGAAAAGCCAAAAAAGGCCAGAAGATAATTGTCCTAGACCACCACCCTCCATTAAGGGATCTGGATTACAAGAATGACAAGGATTATACCTACCTGGAAATCAATCCGATGCACCACGGCATTGACGGATCATATTATGTCTGCGGCGGAGGATTATGCTATTTCCTTGCAAAGGAATTCGGATATACTGACTTGAGCTGGATTGGAGTTCTATCCGCAATTGGAGATATGCAGAATACAAAAACCGGACATTTCGAAGGCTTGAATAAAATCATCCAGCAGGATGCAATCGATGGAGGATATCTTGGAGTAATCAAAAGCGACATCAACATTTACGGAAGAAATACCCGACCGTTATTTGTTGCGCTTTCATACTTCAGCGATGTCAGATTGCCTATTACAAACAACACCACAGAAACCATGGCTATTTTAGAAGAGCTGGAAATTGATGAAAAACACAACAGGAAAACCTTGAATGAATTGACAATGGAAGAAAAGGCCAGACTTTACCAACGCCTTGTTGAAATGATTTCAAAAGTTGTTCCCGGAAGGTATGTCAGATACGTTCCCCAACTAATCATCGGCGATTCATATACTTTCCTAAAAGAAGATGAACACAGCTTTTTAAGGGACGGTTCAGAATTTTCGACTGCAATGAATGCGTGCGGAAGAAACCATGAGGAAAAGATTGCAATGGAAGTCCTGAAAGGGGACAGATTCGAGTCCCTTGATGAACTTGAAGCTGTAAGCCTTGACCATAGGCGCAATTTAGCCCAAGCAATTGCCAAAGTGGCTGAAGGCGATGAAACCAACATTGTTGAGATGGACAATCTGCAGTACTTCGACGGTGATGGAATCAAACCTGAAATCGTTGGAACAATAACCGGAATGATTCTGGGCTATTGCGACTGGAAAAAACCTATCATAGGATTTACACAAACCGACAGCGACGGGATTAAGGTTTCGCTTAGATGTTCAAGATTGCTTTCCTATGACGGAATTCATTTCGGAAATATAATCCGTAAAATTGCCGGAGAAGTTGGAGGAACCGGCGGAGGGCACGCAATGGCTTGCGGAGCATACATACCAATTGATAAAAAATCAGATTTCCTTGAACGTTTTAACAATGAATTAGAAGGAAAAATAACAAATTAA
- a CDS encoding winged helix-turn-helix transcriptional regulator has product MKAFKKRGALTHFQILSEISKQDPHLKQKDLANKLGITIQAVSENIKTLIELGYITSKDGRSPYKITQAGIDKVKKDAISLRKYSDAVLETMNHYKTIWPAIAKEDLKKDDVVGLFMEDGVLYAHKKEENATGIVLEDAEAEMDVSLTNLTGIIDMSVGEVTVINVPTIKNGGSKACDLELIKNVYDKGTNSGEKIDKIAVAGTVSRAVVKKLGLPIDIEYAAPQATANAARKGLNVLAICVGDMSKAFTRELEAEKIKYNIIDGGK; this is encoded by the coding sequence ATGAAGGCATTTAAAAAGAGAGGCGCATTAACTCACTTTCAAATTTTGAGTGAAATATCAAAACAAGACCCTCACCTTAAACAAAAAGATTTGGCTAACAAACTAGGAATTACTATTCAAGCAGTATCCGAAAACATCAAAACACTAATCGAGTTGGGTTACATCACTTCAAAGGACGGCAGGTCCCCTTATAAAATCACTCAAGCAGGTATTGATAAAGTTAAAAAAGATGCTATAAGCTTAAGGAAATATTCAGATGCAGTTCTGGAAACAATGAACCATTATAAAACCATCTGGCCCGCAATTGCAAAAGAAGACCTCAAAAAAGATGATGTCGTTGGTCTTTTTATGGAAGATGGTGTATTATACGCTCATAAAAAAGAGGAAAATGCAACAGGTATCGTTTTAGAGGATGCTGAAGCGGAAATGGATGTCTCATTGACCAATCTTACCGGAATTATCGATATGAGCGTTGGCGAAGTTACAGTCATCAATGTTCCAACCATCAAAAACGGCGGATCCAAAGCATGTGATTTGGAACTGATTAAAAATGTCTATGACAAAGGAACCAACAGCGGAGAAAAAATCGATAAGATTGCTGTAGCAGGTACAGTTTCACGTGCTGTAGTCAAAAAATTAGGCTTGCCGATAGATATCGAATACGCAGCGCCACAAGCAACAGCTAATGCGGCCCGTAAAGGATTGAATGTTCTTGCCATTTGCGTCGGTGATATGAGCAAAGCATTTACCCGCGAACTTGAAGCTGAAAAAATCAAATACAACATTATTGATGGTGGAAAATAA
- a CDS encoding DEAD/DEAH box helicase, translating into MMNFSDLNISDDIRKAIDKMGFDKATPIQEKAIPVALKGIDITAQAQTGSGKTIAFAVPVLEKIFIPDKSPQAIILCPTRELCMQVADEMTKLGANIKKLKILAVYGGQPIGKQTRVLKKGVHIVVGTPGRVIDHIQRGNLDLIGVESVVLDEADEMLEMGFREDIEEILETTPRQRQTLLFSATIPKEIRKIAEKYQKNPKFIKIANKKQNIPKITQYSYRCDAKDKFENLTRLIEAYDIKLGLIFCNTKKSVDFVKKHLKKEEYSVDALHGDMTQKTRDKVMNKFRNGNINILVATDVAARGLDVDNVGFVVNYDVPQNLDDYIHRIGRTARAGKTGYAFTLVAPDEMSRFKNIQKSDKTNIVEKEVPTLRQIDDIKNKLIIEEVKKSIKNDDLDNYVEIIKNSATNDSSVEELAAGLLKKIREN; encoded by the coding sequence ATGATGAATTTCAGTGATTTGAACATTTCAGATGATATCAGGAAAGCTATTGACAAAATGGGATTTGACAAGGCAACCCCAATTCAGGAAAAGGCAATACCTGTGGCTTTAAAAGGCATTGATATAACTGCACAGGCACAGACCGGTTCCGGTAAAACAATAGCTTTTGCAGTTCCTGTGCTTGAAAAGATCTTTATTCCGGACAAGTCTCCCCAAGCCATTATCCTGTGTCCGACAAGGGAATTGTGCATGCAGGTGGCTGATGAAATGACAAAGCTTGGAGCAAATATTAAAAAACTTAAGATATTGGCAGTGTATGGGGGCCAGCCAATCGGAAAGCAAACAAGAGTATTGAAAAAGGGAGTTCACATTGTTGTTGGAACCCCCGGCCGTGTAATCGACCATATTCAAAGAGGCAACCTGGATTTGATTGGTGTTGAAAGTGTCGTTCTGGATGAAGCGGATGAAATGCTTGAAATGGGTTTTAGGGAGGATATTGAAGAGATTTTGGAAACTACTCCTCGCCAGAGACAGACCTTGCTTTTTTCAGCAACCATACCCAAAGAGATAAGAAAAATCGCTGAAAAATATCAGAAGAATCCCAAATTCATTAAGATAGCCAATAAAAAGCAGAATATTCCAAAAATCACCCAATATTCATATAGGTGTGATGCTAAGGATAAGTTTGAAAACCTGACCCGATTGATTGAGGCATATGACATTAAATTGGGATTAATATTCTGCAATACTAAAAAAAGCGTTGATTTTGTAAAAAAACACCTGAAAAAAGAGGAGTATTCCGTTGATGCCCTTCATGGGGACATGACCCAAAAGACAAGGGACAAGGTGATGAACAAGTTCAGGAACGGCAACATAAACATTCTGGTTGCCACAGACGTTGCAGCACGGGGCCTTGATGTTGATAATGTGGGATTTGTTGTAAACTATGACGTTCCACAAAACCTTGATGACTATATCCACAGGATAGGAAGAACCGCACGTGCCGGAAAAACAGGCTATGCGTTTACATTGGTTGCTCCAGACGAAATGTCAAGATTTAAGAATATCCAGAAGTCAGACAAGACAAATATTGTTGAAAAGGAAGTCCCCACGCTTAGGCAAATAGACGACATTAAAAATAAACTGATAATTGAGGAAGTCAAGAAGTCCATAAAGAATGATGATTTGGACAATTATGTTGAAATAATAAAAAACAGCGCAACTAATGATTCTAGTGTTGAAGAATTAGCTGCGGGATTATTAAAAAAGATAAGGGAAAATTAA
- a CDS encoding radical SAM protein has protein sequence MHYVTSKSLLSAKNGMNLYRGCTHGCIYCDSRSDIYNMGHSFEDIEVKENALELLKKELIKRPKSMIGTGSMTDPYVPLEKNLEYVRKSLELIYRYGFGFTCITKSDLILRDLDLLKKINEKSKVVVQMTITTADDGLCRILEPNVCPTSRRVEVLKRFDEADIPTVVWLSPILPHINDDEENISRILDYCIETNVYGIICFGMGMTLRQGNREYFYERLDESFPGLKDEYIRRYGDSYSISSPNNDKLMRIFQKRTEENGILNNHNEIFDYLHDFPQDSVQSTLM, from the coding sequence ATGGTTGCATATACTGCGATTCAAGAAGCGACATCTACAATATGGGCCATAGCTTTGAGGACATTGAAGTTAAGGAAAATGCCCTTGAGCTGCTTAAAAAGGAACTCATAAAACGCCCAAAATCCATGATAGGAACAGGTTCAATGACAGACCCGTATGTTCCGCTTGAAAAAAATTTGGAGTATGTAAGAAAATCCCTGGAGCTGATTTATAGATACGGATTTGGATTTACATGCATCACAAAGTCCGATTTGATTTTAAGGGATTTGGACCTGCTTAAAAAAATAAATGAAAAATCGAAAGTTGTTGTACAGATGACAATAACAACGGCCGATGATGGGCTGTGCAGGATTCTGGAGCCCAATGTCTGTCCGACATCAAGAAGGGTTGAAGTTCTAAAAAGGTTTGACGAGGCCGATATTCCAACTGTCGTCTGGCTTTCCCCGATTCTTCCACATATCAATGATGATGAGGAAAACATCAGCAGGATCTTGGACTATTGCATAGAGACCAATGTTTATGGAATAATCTGTTTTGGAATGGGCATGACTTTAAGGCAAGGCAACCGCGAGTACTTTTATGAAAGGCTGGATGAAAGTTTTCCAGGCTTGAAGGATGAATATATCCGGAGATATGGTGACAGCTATTCAATTTCGTCTCCAAACAACGATAAGCTGATGAGAATCTTTCAAAAGAGAACCGAGGAAAATGGGATTTTAAACAATCACAATGAGATTTTCGATTATCTGCATGATTTTCCTCAGGATTCCGTCCAATCCACGCTGATGTAA